The following proteins are co-located in the Gemmatimonadales bacterium genome:
- a CDS encoding menaquinone biosynthesis protein, giving the protein MRLGRIPWINCYPVYGAIDRALVPVPAELVTGTASELNDLLAAGELDVSVVSAVEYARNAAAYHLLPDLAITCDGPVHSVALFSRRPVAELSDCTVLLTASSRTSVLLLELLSRHRWHITPRFATVRAEAGDLEALAGFPHEAVLVIGDAALMLTAERRYPITVDLGAAWQEWTGLPFVFAVWAARRNAPAAEVRRVHEQLLESRAWGLGHLDELAAAAARQTAVPEPVCRAYLGDLDYALSYAHLAGLTDFFRRLTRDGLVPDGSLSFISAA; this is encoded by the coding sequence ATGAGGCTCGGGCGGATTCCCTGGATCAACTGCTACCCGGTGTATGGCGCCATCGATCGCGCGCTGGTGCCGGTGCCGGCCGAGCTCGTGACCGGCACTGCGTCGGAGCTCAACGATCTGCTCGCGGCCGGCGAGCTAGACGTGAGCGTGGTGTCGGCCGTCGAGTACGCGCGGAACGCGGCGGCCTATCATCTCCTGCCCGATCTCGCCATCACCTGCGACGGGCCGGTGCACAGCGTGGCGCTCTTCAGCCGGCGGCCCGTCGCGGAGCTGTCGGACTGCACGGTGCTGCTCACGGCCTCGTCGCGCACGTCGGTGCTGCTGCTCGAATTGTTATCGCGTCACCGGTGGCACATCACACCACGGTTCGCCACCGTGCGCGCGGAGGCGGGAGACCTCGAGGCACTCGCGGGCTTTCCGCACGAGGCGGTGCTCGTAATCGGCGATGCGGCGCTGATGCTCACGGCCGAACGGCGCTATCCGATCACCGTGGACCTGGGCGCCGCGTGGCAGGAGTGGACCGGACTTCCGTTCGTGTTCGCGGTCTGGGCCGCGCGGCGGAACGCGCCGGCCGCCGAGGTGCGCCGGGTACACGAGCAGTTGCTCGAGTCGCGCGCGTGGGGGCTCGGGCATCTCGACGAGCTGGCCGCCGCGGCCGCACGGCAAACCGCAGTGCCGGAGCCCGTCTGCCGCGCCTATCTCGGCGACCTCGATTACGCGTTGAGCTACGCGCATCTGGCCGGCCTCACCGACTTCTTCCGCCGCTTGACCAGGGACGGCCTCGTGCCCGACGGCTCACTGTCCTTTATTTCAGCCGCATAA
- the mqnE gene encoding aminofutalosine synthase MqnE, translating to MSRAPDLGRLADPALRPIGEKVLGGQRLEAADGLTLYATADLLGLGALADAANRRVNGDRVFFSANQHINPTNVCVLRNTCVFCSFARLPKEAGAYTRSLDDVFAEAEQARGAPTREFHIVGGLHPKLRLSYYTDMIRGLKERHPEVHVKALTAVEIAHLARIERSSVREVLVALKEAGLTSLPGGGAEVFSTAVRATIAERKLTGEEWIMVHRTAHALGLPTNCTMLYGHVETAADRIEHLSMLRALQDETGGFLTYIPLAYHPDHNDLGEDLGRVGTATTGHEDLKNIAVARLFLDNVLHVKTHWPMVTPFLSQIALNFGCDDVEGTVVYERIYHEAGARTAMGLPYLELVRLIRGAGRRPVERDSLYRVVRDAFDDPPPPEHPDGRAHRRGAALPVVHAA from the coding sequence ATGTCCCGCGCACCCGACCTCGGCCGCCTCGCCGATCCCGCGCTCCGCCCGATCGGCGAGAAGGTGCTCGGTGGCCAGCGGCTCGAGGCTGCCGACGGGCTCACGCTCTACGCCACGGCGGACCTGCTGGGTCTCGGCGCGCTGGCCGACGCGGCCAACCGACGCGTCAACGGCGACCGCGTCTTCTTCAGCGCCAACCAGCACATCAATCCGACCAACGTCTGCGTCCTGCGCAACACCTGCGTCTTCTGCTCGTTCGCGCGGCTGCCGAAGGAAGCGGGAGCCTACACCCGCTCGCTCGACGACGTGTTCGCCGAGGCGGAGCAGGCGCGCGGCGCGCCGACGCGGGAGTTCCACATCGTGGGCGGGCTGCACCCCAAGCTCCGCCTTTCGTATTACACGGACATGATCCGCGGCCTCAAGGAGCGCCACCCCGAGGTGCACGTGAAGGCGCTCACCGCCGTCGAAATCGCGCACCTCGCGCGGATCGAGCGGTCGAGCGTGCGCGAGGTGCTGGTGGCGCTCAAGGAGGCCGGCCTCACGAGCCTCCCGGGCGGTGGCGCCGAAGTGTTCAGCACCGCGGTCCGCGCCACGATCGCCGAGCGGAAACTCACCGGCGAGGAGTGGATCATGGTGCATCGCACCGCGCACGCGCTAGGCCTCCCGACCAACTGCACCATGCTCTACGGTCACGTGGAGACGGCGGCGGACCGGATCGAGCACCTGAGCATGCTGCGCGCATTGCAGGACGAGACCGGCGGGTTTCTCACCTACATTCCGCTCGCGTATCACCCCGACCACAACGACCTGGGCGAGGACCTGGGCCGCGTCGGCACGGCCACCACGGGCCACGAGGATCTCAAGAACATCGCGGTCGCGCGGCTTTTTCTCGACAACGTGTTGCATGTCAAGACCCACTGGCCCATGGTGACGCCGTTCCTGTCGCAGATTGCGCTCAACTTCGGGTGCGACGATGTCGAGGGCACGGTGGTGTACGAGCGGATCTATCATGAAGCCGGCGCGCGCACCGCCATGGGCCTGCCCTACCTCGAGTTGGTGCGGCTCATCCGAGGGGCGGGGCGCCGGCCCGTCGAGCGCGATAGCCTCTACCGCGTCGTGCGGGACGCCTTCGACGATCCGCCACCGCCGGAGCACCCCGACGGGCGGGCGCACCGGCGCGGCGCGGCATTGCCCGTGGTGCACGCCGCATGA
- a CDS encoding cysteine dioxygenase family protein, which translates to MTSTVPSAAVEQLIHRLDDAVAVRDDAGRCRRVKQVLIDVMHAGEALLDARFLVPAPDRYARRLLHRDPAGRYTVIAMVWDRSQGTPLHDHAGTWCVECVYRGRIKVTSYSVSGGDPELDLVEFRQETVVLAGRGEAGALIPPFEYHRIENPDRAPAVTIHVYGGEMTYCHVFEPSGEGRYRREFRELHYTA; encoded by the coding sequence ATGACATCCACCGTACCATCCGCCGCCGTCGAGCAGTTGATCCATCGCCTCGATGATGCCGTGGCCGTGCGCGACGACGCGGGCCGCTGCCGCCGGGTGAAGCAGGTGTTGATCGACGTGATGCACGCGGGCGAGGCGCTGCTCGACGCGCGCTTTCTCGTGCCCGCGCCCGATCGCTATGCGCGCCGGCTGCTCCATCGCGATCCGGCGGGCCGCTACACGGTGATCGCCATGGTCTGGGACCGGAGCCAGGGCACGCCGCTTCACGACCACGCCGGCACGTGGTGCGTGGAGTGCGTCTATCGCGGGCGCATCAAGGTCACGTCATACTCGGTGAGCGGCGGCGATCCCGAGCTGGATCTGGTCGAGTTCCGGCAGGAAACCGTCGTGCTCGCGGGCAGGGGCGAGGCGGGGGCGCTCATTCCGCCGTTCGAGTATCACCGCATCGAGAATCCGGACCGGGCGCCCGCGGTGACGATCCACGTGTACGGTGGGGAGATGACCTACTGCCACGTTTTCGAGCCGAGCGGTGAGGGCCGCTACCGGCGGGAATTCCGCGAGCTGCACTACACGGCGTAG
- the fabF gene encoding beta-ketoacyl-ACP synthase II — MGTAVATRRVVVTGLGLVTPVGNDVDSTWSALVAGKSGAAPITKFDPARLQVRFACEVKGFDASRYMDRKEARRYDLFAQFALAATHQAVSRAGLEGRFPATRTGVIIGSGIGGMQTYEDNCSAYLLKGPDRVSPFFVPMYIPNIAAGLVAIRYGLKGPNFCTVSACASSAHAIGEAYRLVQHGKVDVMIAGGAEAAITGLTVAGFQNMKALSTRNDSPETASRPFDRDRDGFVLGDGAASIILESLEHAEARGATILGEVLGYGMSDDAFHMAQPPEGGAGARQSMADCLADGAIDPADVDYINAHGTSTPQGDVAETQAVKSLFGPRARQLVFASTKSMTGHLLGGAGALEFAVSLLVARCGVIPPTINQFHPDPECDLDSAPNQKVERPVNVALSNSFGFGGHNVTLAVRGWRG; from the coding sequence GTGGGCACTGCGGTCGCCACTCGGCGGGTCGTCGTCACCGGCTTAGGGCTCGTCACTCCCGTCGGCAACGACGTCGACTCCACCTGGTCCGCGCTCGTGGCGGGCAAGTCCGGTGCGGCGCCGATCACCAAGTTCGATCCCGCCAGGCTGCAGGTCCGCTTCGCCTGCGAGGTGAAGGGCTTCGACGCCTCCCGCTACATGGACAGGAAGGAGGCGCGGCGCTACGACCTCTTCGCGCAGTTCGCGCTCGCGGCCACGCACCAGGCCGTGAGCCGGGCCGGGCTCGAGGGGAGATTTCCGGCGACGCGCACCGGCGTCATCATCGGCAGCGGGATCGGCGGGATGCAGACTTACGAGGACAACTGCAGCGCCTATCTTCTCAAGGGCCCCGACCGCGTCTCGCCATTCTTCGTTCCGATGTACATCCCCAACATCGCTGCCGGGCTCGTCGCCATCCGCTACGGGCTCAAGGGCCCGAACTTCTGCACCGTGTCGGCCTGCGCGTCGTCGGCGCACGCCATCGGCGAGGCGTACCGGCTGGTGCAGCACGGCAAGGTGGACGTGATGATCGCGGGTGGCGCCGAGGCCGCCATCACCGGGCTCACGGTGGCGGGGTTCCAGAACATGAAGGCGCTCTCCACCCGCAACGATTCGCCCGAGACGGCGAGCCGCCCCTTCGACCGCGACCGCGACGGCTTCGTATTGGGCGACGGCGCCGCGTCAATCATACTCGAGAGCCTGGAGCACGCCGAGGCGCGGGGCGCCACGATTCTGGGGGAGGTGCTGGGCTACGGAATGAGCGACGACGCGTTCCATATGGCCCAACCGCCCGAGGGCGGTGCCGGCGCCCGCCAGTCCATGGCCGATTGCCTCGCCGACGGCGCCATTGACCCCGCGGACGTCGACTACATCAACGCCCACGGCACTTCGACCCCGCAAGGCGACGTGGCGGAAACCCAGGCGGTGAAGTCGCTCTTCGGGCCGCGTGCCCGCCAGCTCGTATTCGCCTCCACCAAATCGATGACCGGGCACCTGCTCGGCGGCGCGGGCGCGCTCGAGTTTGCCGTATCGCTCCTCGTGGCGCGCTGCGGGGTCATTCCTCCGACCATCAACCAATTCCACCCTGACCCCGAGTGCGATCTCGACTCCGCCCCGAACCAGAAAGTGGAACGGCCGGTCAACGTGGCGCTCTCGAACTCGTTCGGCTTCGGCGGGCACAACGTGACGCTGGCCGTGCGCGGCTGGCGCGGGTAG
- a CDS encoding acyl carrier protein, whose product MSDVDEKVKDIIVEELGVEREKLTPEASFMEDLGADSLDTVELVMAFEKEFDIDIPDEEAEKLRTVGDAMTYLHQKIGK is encoded by the coding sequence ATGAGCGACGTGGACGAAAAGGTCAAGGACATCATCGTCGAGGAGCTGGGGGTGGAGCGCGAGAAACTGACCCCCGAGGCGAGCTTCATGGAGGACCTCGGCGCCGACAGCCTGGACACGGTCGAGCTCGTGATGGCCTTCGAGAAGGAATTCGACATCGACATCCCCGACGAAGAGGCGGAAAAACTCCGCACCGTGGGCGATGCGATGACGTATCTTCACCAGAAGATCGGGAAGTAG
- the fabG gene encoding 3-oxoacyl-[acyl-carrier-protein] reductase codes for MTAVDLGGKVALITGGTRGIGRSIAEELHAAGARVALTGRDLARAEAAAAVLGEGAAGFACEVTDAAQVDAVVAAAERALGPLDIVVNNAGITRDQLLLRMSEDEWDSVLDTNLKGAFLVTKAATRGMLKRRAGRVVNVSSIVGLMGNKGQANYAASKAGLVGFTRSVAREYASRNILVNCVAPGFIETDMTDALPVEAKESLLQDIPLGRLGRPEDIAGAVLFLVSDLARYITGQVLIVDGGMAM; via the coding sequence GTGACTGCGGTGGATCTCGGCGGCAAGGTCGCGCTCATCACTGGCGGGACCCGCGGCATCGGCCGCTCGATCGCCGAGGAGCTGCACGCGGCGGGGGCGCGTGTGGCCCTCACCGGGCGTGACCTGGCGCGCGCCGAAGCCGCCGCCGCCGTACTTGGCGAGGGCGCCGCGGGCTTCGCATGCGAGGTCACCGACGCGGCGCAGGTGGATGCGGTCGTTGCCGCGGCGGAGCGCGCCCTGGGCCCGCTCGACATCGTGGTGAACAATGCCGGCATAACCCGCGATCAGCTCCTGCTCCGGATGAGCGAGGACGAGTGGGATTCGGTGCTCGATACCAATCTCAAGGGCGCGTTCCTCGTCACCAAGGCGGCGACGCGTGGCATGCTCAAGCGCCGCGCCGGACGCGTCGTGAACGTCTCGAGCATCGTCGGCCTCATGGGCAACAAGGGGCAGGCCAATTACGCGGCGAGCAAGGCGGGGCTCGTGGGCTTCACCCGGTCGGTGGCACGGGAGTACGCCAGCCGCAATATCCTGGTGAATTGCGTGGCCCCCGGGTTCATCGAAACCGACATGACCGATGCCTTGCCGGTCGAAGCGAAGGAGTCGTTATTACAGGACATTCCGCTCGGTCGGCTGGGCCGCCCCGAAGATATCGCCGGGGCCGTGCTCTTTCTGGTCTCGGACCTGGCGCGTTACATCACCGGGCAGGTGCTGATCGTGGACGGCGGGATGGCGATGTGA
- the fabD gene encoding ACP S-malonyltransferase yields the protein MVTVLMCPGQGAQRVGMGKDLAERFPAARDAFAAVDEALGARLSRLMWEGPEEELTRTDNAQPAILAHSCAVLAVLGDRLGDVRAAAGHSLGEYSAHVAAGTLTLPDAARLVRRRGELMYAAGVERPGAMAAVLGLATAEVEAACREASSGGRVAVAANLNTPEQTVISGDPEAVTRAGERCRARGAKRVTPLKVSGAFHSPLMQPALDGLGAALAEVLFRDPCAPVIANATAEPVHTGAAASARLQEQLTAPVRWVECMQAAHRLAPGASFVEVGPGNVLAGLLKRIVPEARAVSLGTAAEVERFLAGPAGTAASAAGGRGGREPAGA from the coding sequence GTGGTGACGGTCCTCATGTGCCCCGGCCAGGGCGCGCAACGCGTCGGCATGGGGAAAGATCTGGCCGAGCGCTTTCCCGCCGCGCGCGACGCATTCGCCGCAGTGGACGAGGCGCTTGGCGCGCGGCTCTCGCGCCTCATGTGGGAGGGCCCGGAAGAGGAGCTCACCCGCACCGATAACGCGCAGCCCGCCATCCTCGCGCACTCGTGCGCCGTGCTCGCCGTCCTGGGCGATCGGCTGGGCGACGTGCGCGCCGCGGCCGGTCACAGTCTGGGGGAGTACAGCGCGCACGTGGCCGCCGGCACGCTCACGCTGCCGGACGCGGCGCGCCTCGTGCGCCGCCGCGGCGAGCTCATGTACGCGGCCGGCGTCGAGCGCCCCGGCGCCATGGCCGCTGTGCTCGGCCTTGCCACGGCGGAGGTCGAGGCGGCGTGTCGGGAAGCATCATCCGGCGGTCGGGTGGCCGTCGCAGCCAACCTCAACACGCCGGAGCAAACCGTCATCTCGGGCGATCCCGAGGCGGTGACCCGCGCAGGCGAACGGTGCAGGGCGCGAGGCGCCAAGCGGGTCACGCCGCTCAAGGTGAGCGGCGCATTTCACTCGCCGCTCATGCAACCCGCGCTCGACGGGCTCGGCGCGGCGCTCGCCGAGGTTTTGTTCCGCGATCCGTGCGCGCCGGTCATCGCCAACGCGACCGCCGAGCCGGTACACACGGGCGCGGCGGCCTCCGCGCGGTTACAGGAGCAGCTCACCGCACCGGTGCGCTGGGTGGAATGCATGCAGGCTGCGCATCGCCTGGCGCCCGGCGCGAGCTTTGTCGAGGTTGGTCCTGGCAACGTGCTGGCCGGGTTGCTCAAGCGCATCGTGCCGGAGGCCCGGGCCGTGAGCCTCGGCACCGCGGCCGAGGTCGAGCGCTTTCTCGCGGGCCCTGCCGGCACGGCGGCATCAGCGGCCGGAGGCCGCGGCGGCCGGGAGCCCGCGGGCGCGTGA
- a CDS encoding beta-ketoacyl-ACP synthase III — translation MMARPIAEIAGLGVAVPARTVTNHDLSRTLDTTDQWIVERTGIRERRIAAPEETLASLCRTATTGATNEAGITAADLDTIILATVSPDRRMPGTACDLQALIGAESAAAFDIHAACPGFIYALAVGEGLIATGQGRNVLTLGAERLSTVVDWQDRSTAVLFGDGAGAVVLQPARGDRGILSTFLRTDGRLANLLYIPGGAGCEPISEQVIRDRSQFMKMAGREVFKAAVHAMAEATDEALRRACVTADEIDLFVPHQANIRIIEATARHAGVPMDKVMVNLDRYGNTSAASIPLALDQALKEGRVSRGSLLLFVAFGAGFTWGSAVVRW, via the coding sequence ATGATGGCCCGCCCCATCGCGGAAATTGCGGGGCTGGGCGTCGCGGTGCCCGCCCGCACCGTCACCAATCACGACCTCTCCCGCACGCTCGACACCACGGACCAGTGGATCGTCGAGCGCACCGGCATCCGTGAGCGGCGCATCGCGGCGCCGGAGGAAACGCTCGCCTCGCTCTGCCGCACCGCCACGACCGGCGCCACGAACGAGGCAGGCATTACCGCCGCGGACCTCGACACCATCATCCTCGCCACCGTCTCACCCGACCGCCGGATGCCGGGCACCGCGTGCGACCTGCAGGCGCTCATCGGCGCGGAGTCGGCCGCGGCATTCGACATTCACGCCGCGTGCCCGGGCTTCATCTACGCGCTTGCGGTGGGCGAAGGACTCATCGCGACGGGGCAGGGCCGGAACGTGCTCACGCTCGGCGCGGAGCGGCTCTCGACGGTGGTGGATTGGCAGGACCGCTCGACCGCGGTGCTCTTCGGCGACGGCGCAGGCGCGGTCGTGCTCCAGCCGGCGCGCGGCGACCGGGGCATCCTCTCGACGTTTCTGCGCACCGACGGGCGGCTCGCAAATCTGCTGTACATCCCCGGCGGCGCGGGCTGCGAGCCGATCAGCGAGCAGGTCATCCGCGACCGCTCGCAGTTCATGAAGATGGCCGGGCGCGAGGTGTTCAAGGCGGCGGTCCACGCGATGGCGGAGGCGACCGACGAAGCGCTCCGCCGCGCCTGCGTCACCGCCGACGAGATCGACCTTTTCGTCCCGCACCAGGCCAACATCCGCATCATCGAGGCGACGGCCAGGCACGCCGGCGTTCCGATGGACAAGGTGATGGTGAATCTCGACCGTTACGGCAACACGTCGGCGGCATCGATTCCGCTGGCGCTCGATCAGGCATTGAAGGAGGGGCGGGTGTCGCGCGGCTCGCTGCTCCTCTTCGTTGCGTTCGGAGCCGGGTTCACCTGGGGGAGCGCCGTCGTCCGGTGGTGA
- the plsX gene encoding phosphate acyltransferase PlsX, translating to MIRVAVDAMGGDHAPAAEVAGVLAALAEYGSAGSPAFTAQLVGRRDVIEAELARHPGADRSHIELHDAPDVIGMGEKPLAAVRKKPLSSIVVGLKLQAAGRSDAFLSAGNTGAVLAASTLILGLHEGVERATAASAFPTESRPVIVLDAGANVDCSARELVNFARLGTVYVRDIFDRPNPTVGLLNVGEEEEKGNATAREAHQLLKRTPGLNYIGNIEGRDILPGHPVHGPVDVIVCDGFVGNIVLKFYESAAKLLVGIMRREAPEVLTREDFGRVLTFLDYTEYGGAPLLGVKGIAVMCHGASNANAIKNAIRVTVHSVERRLDEHIGAQFARQDAAAARA from the coding sequence GTGATCCGCGTCGCGGTGGACGCGATGGGCGGCGATCATGCCCCGGCGGCGGAGGTCGCGGGCGTCCTCGCGGCGCTCGCCGAGTACGGCTCGGCCGGCTCGCCCGCATTCACCGCCCAGCTCGTGGGGCGGCGCGACGTCATCGAAGCTGAGCTCGCGCGCCACCCGGGCGCGGATCGTTCGCACATCGAGCTCCACGACGCGCCCGACGTGATCGGCATGGGCGAGAAGCCGCTCGCGGCCGTGCGCAAGAAGCCGCTCTCGAGCATCGTGGTGGGGCTCAAACTGCAGGCCGCCGGCAGATCCGACGCGTTTCTTTCAGCGGGCAACACCGGCGCGGTGCTCGCCGCCTCCACGCTCATTCTTGGCCTGCACGAAGGCGTGGAACGAGCGACGGCGGCATCCGCCTTTCCCACCGAGAGCCGCCCCGTCATCGTGCTCGACGCCGGCGCCAACGTCGACTGCTCCGCCCGCGAGCTGGTGAACTTCGCCCGCCTGGGCACCGTCTACGTGCGCGACATCTTCGACCGGCCCAATCCCACCGTGGGCCTGCTCAATGTGGGCGAGGAAGAGGAGAAGGGCAACGCGACGGCCCGCGAAGCGCACCAGTTGCTCAAGCGCACGCCGGGCCTCAATTACATCGGCAACATCGAGGGCCGGGACATCCTGCCCGGCCACCCGGTCCACGGGCCCGTCGACGTGATCGTGTGCGACGGCTTCGTCGGCAACATCGTCCTCAAGTTCTACGAGTCGGCGGCCAAGCTGCTGGTGGGCATCATGCGGCGCGAGGCGCCCGAGGTGCTCACGCGGGAGGACTTCGGCCGGGTGCTCACGTTCCTCGACTACACCGAGTACGGTGGCGCGCCCCTGCTCGGCGTCAAAGGCATCGCCGTCATGTGCCACGGCGCCTCGAATGCCAACGCGATCAAGAATGCGATCCGGGTCACCGTACACTCGGTCGAGCGCCGCCTCGACGAGCACATCGGCGCCCAGTTCGCGCGGCAGGACGCCGCAGCGGCCCGCGCATGA
- the rpmF gene encoding 50S ribosomal protein L32 — MAVPKRRTSKSRKRLRRGHHTAATVRTQACPRCSSPKLPHRVCDTCGYYGGVKRVEVEDA, encoded by the coding sequence ATGGCCGTCCCGAAGCGACGCACGTCCAAATCCCGCAAGCGCCTGCGCCGCGGGCACCACACCGCAGCGACCGTCAGGACCCAGGCCTGTCCGCGCTGCAGCTCGCCCAAGCTGCCGCACCGGGTCTGCGATACTTGCGGCTACTACGGGGGCGTGAAGCGGGTCGAGGTCGAGGACGCCTGA
- a CDS encoding DUF177 domain-containing protein, translating to MLRVDLRDLRRGPVETVGRLEPDDPAFEGLDLGLTGPAAVEGRIQATGPGEYFWRGRVEGDVRASCRRCLVDVPQHIDTELNALFSDDPDAADDPSVYPLPPDATAIDLATVVREELALAVSPYPLCREDCAGLCPRCGADRNAGACQCAPAEPA from the coding sequence ATGCTTCGAGTCGACCTTCGCGATCTCCGACGCGGTCCGGTGGAGACCGTGGGGCGCCTCGAGCCGGACGATCCCGCGTTCGAGGGGCTCGATCTCGGGCTCACGGGGCCGGCGGCGGTCGAAGGGCGCATCCAGGCGACGGGTCCCGGCGAATACTTCTGGCGTGGCAGGGTGGAGGGCGACGTGCGGGCGAGCTGCCGCCGCTGCCTCGTCGACGTGCCGCAGCACATCGACACCGAGCTGAACGCGCTCTTCAGCGACGATCCCGACGCGGCCGACGACCCGAGCGTCTATCCGCTGCCACCCGACGCCACGGCCATCGACCTGGCCACCGTCGTACGCGAGGAGCTGGCGCTCGCCGTATCGCCCTATCCGCTCTGCCGGGAAGATTGCGCGGGCCTCTGCCCGCGGTGCGGGGCCGATCGCAATGCCGGTGCGTGCCAGTGCGCGCCGGCCGAACCAGCGTAG
- the ndk gene encoding nucleoside-diphosphate kinase produces the protein MPDTPTLTLAIIKPDAVQRGKAGLILAHLEREGFVLRAARLVRLTPAEAGAFYAIHRGRPFYNDLVSFMTSGPCLPMALERADAVSHLRTVIGATDPAEAAEGTVRKVYAESKGRNVIHASDSPDNAAREVAFFFTEATLARLAG, from the coding sequence ATGCCCGACACGCCGACCCTGACGCTCGCCATCATCAAGCCCGATGCCGTCCAGCGCGGCAAGGCGGGCCTCATCCTGGCCCACCTGGAGCGCGAGGGCTTCGTGCTCCGCGCCGCGCGCCTCGTCCGCCTCACCCCCGCCGAGGCCGGCGCCTTCTACGCCATCCATCGCGGCCGCCCGTTCTACAACGATCTGGTTTCCTTCATGACGAGCGGCCCCTGCTTGCCAATGGCTCTGGAGCGCGCCGACGCCGTGTCCCATCTCCGCACGGTGATCGGCGCTACCGACCCCGCCGAGGCCGCCGAGGGCACCGTCCGAAAGGTCTACGCCGAATCCAAGGGCCGAAACGTCATCCACGCCTCCGACAGCCCCGACAACGCCGCCCGCGAGGTTGCCTTCTTCTTCACCGAGGCCACCCTCGCGCGCCTTGCCGGCTGA